In the Alligator mississippiensis isolate rAllMis1 chromosome 7, rAllMis1, whole genome shotgun sequence genome, one interval contains:
- the LOC102565527 gene encoding olfactory receptor 10A2-like produces the protein MTGENRSVVTHFFFEPFSNIFEVQATLFLLVLLMFIIDLGGNILIIVITLVDPVLHSPMYFFLRNLSCVEISYTSSTIPKMLLSFFSKENRISFLGCAMQLNFFALLGITECFVLAAMAYDRYVAICHPLHYMTMMNRRVCFQLLAVSWLMGVLVGVGQTASTFTLPFCGPNRINHFFCDLPPLLKLVCVNTYRNEIITYAVTIIFIMVPFMLILVSYACILQTILKIPSAESRKKTFSTCSSHLIVVTLFYGSGIVTYLRPKSFYSLSSDKLLSLFYTLMSPMLNPLIYSLRNKEVKQTLKWLISRKIYHSTV, from the coding sequence ATGACTGGTGAGAACCGCTCAGTTGTAACACACTTCTTCTTTGAGCCTTTCTCAAACATCTTCGAAGTCCAAGCCACCCTTTTCTTGCTAGTACTGCTTATGTTCATCATTGACTTAGGGGGAAACATTCTGATCATTGTGATCACCCTGGTAGACCCTGTCCTTCActcccccatgtatttcttcctcagAAATCTGTCCTGTGTGGAAATCAGTTACACCTCTTCGACCATCCCCAAAATGCTATTAAGTTTCTTCTCCAAAGAAAACAGGATCTCCTTTCTGGGCTGCGCCATGCAGCTGAATTTCTTTGCCCTTTTAGGGATCACTGAGTGTTTTGTTCTAGCTGCCATGGCATATGACCGCTATGTGGCCATCTGTCACCCTCTGCACTACATGACCATGATGAATCGGAGAGTTTGCTTTCAGCTTTTAGCTGTGTCCTGGCTCATGGGTGTGCTGGTCGGTGTGGGGCAGACAGCTTCAACATTCACATTGCCCTTCTGTGGCCCCAATAGAATAAACCACTTCTTCTGTGACCTGCCTCCACTGCTGAAGCTTGTCTGTGTGAACACTTACAGGAATGAAATCATCACCTATGCCGTCACTATCATCTTCATTATGGTGCCCTTCATGCTCATCCTCGTGTCCTATGCCTGTATTCTGCAAACCATCCTCAAGATACCATCAGCTGAGAGTAGGAAAAAAACCTtttccacctgctcctcccaccttATCGTGGTCACTCTGTTTTATGGATCTGGCATTGTGACTTACCTAAGGCCCAAATCCTTCTACTCACTCAGCTCTGACAAACTGCTTTCCCTGTTCTATACACTCATGTCTCCAATGCTGAACCCTTTAATTTACAGCCTGAGGAATAAGGAGGTAAAGCAAACTTTGAAATGGCTGATAAGTAGAAAAATATATCATTCAACTGTGTAa